tattaaaatatatttaaaaatcacattaaatatataataaaaacatttttaatttttcttatatgttatattttgaatttttcaaaacgtctataaattattagaaatttgaagatccccactctgaaaattttgtgatcaatagattatttttttgtcataataagttacaaatgatcataaaattatattaatatgaacttttatttaatattataagaagatacacattattttaaaaccatatgagtaaaaaatatcatttaataataaaacatatatatttatatatatatatatatatatagattatactatataccataagattacataaatattttaatattaaactttcaatgaattttcaaaaacatttataaattataaacttattaacgatttcacattgaaaattttgttatcgatgatttaaatattcagttataaaatgatatgaatgatcataaaactgtatgattataaattctcatttaataaatgactatataaaatatactattcttagaaaaataggttggtccatcttgacttacattatatttttattaaactaactatcgaattgataaataatctaccaaaattttttttgcactttcctttattagaagctacgaaattacctaatatgattaacgtatatatgaaaattaattattatgaataataaatatttgataacaattttggtatcttagttctttttttttaattttatattattgaaagatattaaaaaatcacattaaatatataataaaaacatttatattttttcttatatgttatatttgaatttttcaaaacgtctatatattattagaaatttgaatattcccactctgaaaattttgtgatcaatagattatttttttgttataataagttacaaataatcataaaatataacgcatatgaatttttatttaataaatattcaaactaaataatatatatatatatatatatataaacactaatgatttaaagcaacaagattggctgatcaatttagtcgtccagttgaaatctttcaaaagtatgtgaaagactaaagtcaaagtaaatatggatttagaatagtagttatattttactaaccaaataccgaaaaaaactgaaccgaaccgaaaccaacccgatatctggattgaacacccgtaatccaaatgaagccaaactattgttttattctccaaaatataataaaaataataacttaatcccgcgcaaggcgcgggtcttatcctagtttagATTAATTTGTGTGCGGGAAGAGTTCTATTTGACAAGATCTTTAAGTCACTTCAGACTGACTCAACAATTTTCTTCTTTCGTATATCTCCACTAGAtcaaatcatattattataaacCGGTTACGGGAATGACATGAATCAAAATCTCAAATGAAGGTAAGTAGATTGTATATGATGTCCACGAGTACATCTATGAACGGGAAGAACTTCATCCGATATAATTACTGGATTCTGCATCTTCATGCTTTGTTTGTTTTGCATCCAAAAGTATAGTCTCCATCTTATCAGCGCTATGCAACTTCTTTAGTCCAAGATACCAAACACCAAACTAAACTTAAAAgtccaaaaagaaaaacaaattaagaCACTTTAGAACTTATACAGAAAGACTCATTAGGATTGTAAATATGAGGAAAACACGAAGGAAAACTACATAAGCATACACAAAATAGTTGAAACATGGGACTCAAAAAGTCTATTGATCACAAgccaaaaaaatcattatttggtTTGAAACTTAATGTATAAATGATGCCAGCAGATCGAATGAGTAGTTAAAAGTCTTTTCTAAGCACTATTCGAACACAGGAGAACACTACTTTTAACTCCTTTGCCGTGGCCATACATTTCTCTTTTTGTTAGTGTAGGTttcatttgtatttgtatttctaaacTTTGTCATTGGTGTTTTTCCAATCGAAGTAGCGATGGTTAAGTCTATATACGTTTTAGTAGCGTGTTCATCCATGTTTTTTTGTTCCTCCATGTTTAATTATCAGAATGAAAACAATTAGACTAAAATCCtataattttttgttcattaGCTAAAAGTTTACTCGTTTGTTTTACTGATAACAATGTCTATTTATTGAACTTTTGAATATActaagaaaactaaaatatatccaaaatattatataatgttttgaGAAACTCTATGAGATACATTTGATAAGGATATATTGATTTAAGTTTCTAGTTCCTATATTATTTGTATTGAAATGTAAAATGAGGAGTAACCAAGTAAAGATGTTGATCTGCTTTTAAGAAATTTGATTCAAACTTCAAAGTAAACAAAATCTTTctcttgaatattttttttttgatgaaaggACTATTATGAACCAATCTtctaaaatacataataagcaTCGCAGCCGCAAAAGAAAACGAGTGAAAACTCTTCTTTTGAAAGAAAACGATGCGTTTTCCTCAATCTTCATTTATGCTTTCTAAGTGCGGCCTCCAAACGCCAACGCGCCCCTTTCTCCGTTCTTTTTGAGTCGCGATTTTTTCCGACAGTATCTCCGTCAAGTACCGATCAGATATCAACAGTGACACATCCTTGTCGTAACTTTTATCTTTATCCCCATTCGACTTATCATCATCATGACCTTCTTCACGTTGCCGACGAGTCTGTGACCGCTTCTTGACGGCCTTTGCATTACGTTTATCGGATTTAGCTGCAAGCACGAGGAAGTAAATCTTCCCACGTTGGAGCTCAGCTTCCGGAGGGACGATGACGATCTTTGTGGCTGAGATGAGATCACCACGTTCTTGATGATCAGACTGTGAAGAAGAGGGTTTCTTGAGCACGTGCTTCGGGTGTGCCTTCATTACTTCTCCGGCGGTGATTGTGCCGCTGATCTCCTCCACATGGCCGTTTGAGTGTATGATGCGGATCACGTCCAGGGCTCCACATGGTAGGATGCAGGCGATGCAGCACCTGATCGTCTCCTTCatcctctttttgtttttaatgaagaaaaatataaagtttaaagaCTCTGGTTGTTGTAAAAATCATGAGAGCTGTGAGATTAAAATGACATAAAaatgaaagagaaagagagagacgtGAAGCAAGTGAAGAGAGAAGTTTAAATtgtatttctttcgttttttgGTACTCTTTTTTTGTGAGGATTTTAGACCATGTGTGTTATTATTTATAGTCATGTTTCTTTGGTGAGTTCTTTTATTGGACGGCCCCTTCTTATGGTGTGTTTTAATCTTTTGATGTTGCATAATGTATATCTTCATGAGTGtgtattatatatagttttatggtTGATATTGTTGTCTGTTAGTTGCTCTTTTCCTGCTGTTTTTCAGCGGCTGGGTGTAGGAATATACGTTGAATAACGTTCACTTTTCTATTAACTATTTTGGATTTctcgattttaaaatattcactGAACTAGTATTTTACCTAAAAGCTTATGGAAGGTTTTGAAACTTTCATTAGCTGCCAATGTTCATTTTCTATATGCATACCAACATTGCACCAAAACAGTGGTTAGGGAACTACGAATTGCCATCcgtataaaataatcatgagaTAACTAAGTGGGGTTTTGTCTTTTTGATTGAGATAGGAGATGATGTACATTGTCTTACAAGTACACAATATAATatcaaaagtaaaatttaaaagcTTGATATATTATTCCTTTAGAAACATTCGTTTGAAATCGAACATAAACCATACGAAgatgttgaattattttgataaaaccataatataaacaaacaaatgaaGGGAAAAGGGGtgaaataacatatatttaagtataggaatataacataatttgtatttctttttctagaTGGTGATGAGACGGTTTCAAATAGATGGAATGAATAATTGCACCCAACGATTGAATGTGAATGTACTTTACCTTTTGGATCCATCGTCTACTACATTTGAGGGGACCCCTCTTCCTCGCTATAAagttttcaattatttattcttcttcttttccttagTGTTTATATTATCTTATAATAAATTTCAGTTGTAAAATGCACAATGTGGCTGGGTAGACACATGTTATAGCATCATTTGGTCTCCATTATTATCACCACATATTGCACTTTCCACAATTTCATCAAGTTAAATCCTGATCTAAGCAACCATGCAAGACATTAAGCAGATAGTTGAAATATTTCTAGTTTCACCCTGAGTAGTCGCGGACTAATTATGCGTCATCTTATCATATTCTTAGACACCAAGTATCTTAGGTGCTTTGTAATATTAGATTGTAACTCAAAATTtgagaaataaaattatatagtaaaatgttcgtgttataaattttattatacaatttggacccatgtttttttttttcttaaaaaaactaGTTCGGTTCCAAACCCCACATAACAACTATTTGAACCACAACCGGACTGTGTGGTAATCAGAACTGATGCAGCGTGGCATGAAGGACTCCAACTCGCGGGGCTTGGATGGACAATTGGAGATATTGAAGGATCGAGAACCTTTACTGAACCAGCTCTTAATGTGGGTTCTCCCCTTATGGCGGAAGGTCTTGCAGTTAGAGAAGCGATCATGAAGTGCAGAAACCTCGGATTATCAAGGATCAGATGTGAATCAGATTCGGAACTACTCATCAGAGTACTAAACTCAGAAACTACCAATGCAGAGCTGTATGGTGTCTCCACCGATATCTTAGAGCTAGCCTTTTCTTTTGAATGTATTTCTTTTAATTGGATTCCTCGTGAAAGGAACTATGTAGCTGATGGTCTTGCAAAGCAGTGCTTAGCTGTTGAGCAAGCCATTATGGTTGCACCAAACTCTGGCTAAGTCCTTTAATGAAGtagttgtgtttcaaaaaagaacAACTTATTATCTTTACAATTTGTGTTTTTCCTATTGCCTTTTATTTGGtgtaattaagttttttttttcatgtcatTGAGTGCCATCAAAGTCAATTCAACAAGAAATAGTCGAAAGTTTGATGACATTAGTTCAAACATTTTCAATGAATTATATATGATATGCATGCATGCATTCTGTTGGATTTCAGATCCTACTGccttattctttttttcttcttcttattagttgtcttttgaaaatatatcttaaaataactttttaaaacaAGATTAATACTACCAATGTTGGTTCAACTAAATATATAGAGTATGCTCTAAGAAGGTCAAGTTTTAACTGGTTCTTTTACTGAGATAACGACAAACCTTAATTAATTGTGGATTCATTTcacaaaacttttttaaaaaataactcaGAGTATAAGACATACGCTATAAAATGAAGTAACATGATTAATAACAAACAGAAAACGAAAGGATAACGAAGAGAAGTGGGTTTTCAATATATATCCGGAAGCAAGATCATGTGGGTTTGCTTTCCTTTTGAAAGTGATTTGAGTCATGGACCCCCTCCTTTCTCATTCTACTTTCTTTCTCCCTTTTCCTACACATTTTAGTGTTTGGTGAACTTCTTTTAGCTTCTTTTTGAGCTTGATAGAATGTTTACAAATGTATTTGATTGCACGAATACGAAAAAAAATAGTTGAGACGACAACAAAAGTAGACAATATGCACACCCAACTCATACATTATTTTAGCtccttttcatttataaaaagtAACTAGATTAATATTGAATTTCATAGATATAACCCCTGGCTGGTATTTGGACACCAATGGTGGTAGGGCCTCACTATATACGAGATGGAGGAAGCCAGTAAGGGTCTTTGAAAGAAGTAGGTGCACCTTCAGGAGCTTGAAAATGATGTATTGTTGTATCAGCTACATTGTAAATACCAAAACCATGGCCTATAAAATAAATGGAGTTAGGCTTCAGACCGGAACAAGAACTAGCCTCGACGCAGAAAGCCTCGCTCATTGAAATAAATATGCACACATCTCCAATATCCTCTGTGTAATGCATGTATCTTCCTTCcgtcatcttcttctctctaaACACCATGAACCTCCTTGTCGTGTAGTTACTTCCTTCATGGCTCGACGAGAAGAAGCGTTGTGCGTACCTGCGTGCACACAAAGCAACAATATAAGATACTGAAAAATATCCATGAAAACATTATAGTAATTATACTATATACAATATActaatgttcaagaaatcgctaTGTGGTAATTAAGCGCCGGCTAAAccgacttttaaaaaaaaattgttatagaaAATTGTTTTGGTTATGATTATATACCATTTGACAAGAAAACGTTCGCCACTGGAGGCTAACTCAACCAGGTGTTCCGTCCTGCAACACCAACCCAAAAGCTTCCACTCGGAATCATCCAACTCAGGAAGGTCGCGGAACATCAACTCATGGAAGCTAGGGACCTtgttcttcttcaaatggaGATCCCATGAGTACAAGGAGTTGCCTCCAGGACCAGGCAAGTAGAATCTACGCTCTCTCTTGGAATACATAAGAGTCGAGTTCTCCAACTTCTGCAAGTTATTCTCAGCCAAAATCTCCCCGACATTAGTCCAACGCATGTTAGAATGTGGTCTACATAGACTAAGCTGTCTATCCAACAGCTTTATAGCAACCACACAGTCTTGATCACTAGGAGAAGACGACATTGCCACGTTCCAGACAGCGTTTGTTTGGTTAGAGTATACAGCAACAAGCGAAGGCATAGGAATCATTGTGAGTGTTGACTTGGGACCCAAGGAACTGTAAAGGTCGCTGATACATAGCGAACGGTCATGGTCGTTAGAGAATATTCCCCATCCACGTGCACTTCCTATCTGTCTCGAACCAGCGACCTCTTCGGGGAATGTTATGTTGGGAACTGTAAGCATCTCTTCCTTGGTCGGATCAAACAAGAGGACGTCTCTGACGTCACTACCGTCCGGAAGATCATTCTTTAACGTAGTGCCAAGTAACAAATATGGAGTTGtaaaagaagatgaaaacaaACGAAAGCGTTTCTTGTGTATCTGCAAAGAAAAAACATCTTCTGTGAGAATGTCTTTTCGATTTGAGAAAGGTTGCAACCTTTAAATCCAGTAAAAGCAGAACAGCACTACAgtgagaaaagaagagaagatttACGAGGGCATGGCTCCAAGGAGAGAGTTTGATGAATCTTTGAGACATTGTCGAATGATATAACATAGAAACTCAAACTCGGGTTAACTGAAAGGGAAGAGATTGGCTAGAGGATGGAATTGCAGATGAGGTTGCTCGACGATATGCGTCACCGAGCTAAAAAGAGGAGGATAGGTTAAAAGTCAAACGCCTCTCAGGCAGAGTAGACAATACTTTCTTTATAATTTAACCCCACAAGTTTTATGTACTACAAAATATTCCTTTGAATTTCACAAATAAGAATTGTAccctttataaaaaaaaatgcatctGGGATTTTATTAATGGGTCAAAGTCTAACAAGACAAAGCCCGTAACACTAAAAACAAAAGGTGAAACTTGTGTACAcggattaaggaaacaattaattttatatgttttctatataaaaaaaataattacctatacacctaaccatatttcaaccaatagaaaaacaaataatataataaaattaataaattttgtattaaaaaccgaaaacgacatttattttgtaacaaaaatttttctataaaacgacacttaatataaaatgaaagaagTATAATTTACATtacattattatattatatttaaaaatacaatatttgaagcctttagtcaaaaagaaaatacaacatttgtGTATGTGCATCTCACTCACTCACGCATTGGATATTTCTCCTTGACATGCAACCAATTCAACAACTCAATTTATTGACAAAAATACAAACTTCCCTTCTAAAATAAACCACAAAATTTGACGCAACATTTATTTGACAGTGACATTCTCTCAGGAGTCTCAGTCTTCTTCTTAATAAGTTCTATATCATAAAGGCATGATAAGAATCCCTTTTATGAAGCTTAAAATAATGGCTCTCATCACATCAAAGTCTGAGTAATCAGGCTTAAACCGTTTATGATTTTGCTACAAATCGAACATTAATGATTGTTAAAAGACTGAATCCAGAATAAAATGTTGGTAAAGAAGCCACATGGCAATCCACTGGTTCTCATAAATCGTGCCAACCAATAACCTTTACTTTGAATAACTAAAAAACAATTCAATCAATTAATGAAAAGTCCTGCCTCGTAATTAACACACAAAACACGAGGGTAGTCCAGTCTTTTTCCACCCAAAGACCAAAGTGCAGCAACTAAACTACATGGAATGGCTTGCGGTCTTGGCAATGTCTGTCTGTCTCTTTCCTTCTGCCTCCAAAAAACTTCCCTCTCTATTTTGTGCAAGTGAAGCTGCTGCTGCAACCTCTCAAGTCTCACCCACCAGAAAGAAACTCATAAACAAATCTCTTTCCTCCAAACCCATTTGGTTCACAGAGAGCTTTGTTGCTATGCTTTAGACAAAGACTGCGTCTTTATTCTTTGATTTAGAGAGGAAAAGAATGTCTCTTTCTAGGCTTGGGGTAAGGAATGTGTACGGTACGAGTCAACAAGCCGAGTTTTATGGAAATGTCGATCGTGAAGACCCCGAAGCGATTCTCAACGGCGTTGCAGTCTCTGGTCTCATCGGTGTCTTGCGTCAGCTTGGTGATCTCGCTGAGTATGTATTTGACCTcaatctctgtttttttttgttctttgttctTTTGGGGGTCTACTGTTGAATGATTCTTTGAGCTAATGGTGAAGTTAAGACAAAGAGAATCTTCACTTTTTGCATGAAAGTAATTGTCTTTTTTAGTGAAGTTTGTGATTTAGGATTcaccaaaaagaaagaaagtagctttcttttttccttttgccTCCTCTCTTGAAATAAAACTCATGTGGTGGCTCTTGATGTTGTTGGCTTGTGGGTTGTTTCTGGTTCAAAAGGGTTATCTTAGAATCCATGGAGAGCCACATAAGCTGCAGAAAGGAAGAAACTTTGTTAAGGGTTTTGCTTCTTTTCTCTTGATTCAGGTCGGCAGCAGAGATATTTCAAGGCATACAGGAGGAAGTTATGGCCACAGCTTCAAGAAGCAATCAGTTGAAGATGAGGTTGCAGCATATAGAAGCTACAGTGCCTCCACTAGAAAAGGCGGTGCTTGCACAGACAACTCATTTACATTTTGCATACACAGGAGGTTTGTTTGTCCTGTGCTTATCTTGTCAATCTTCTCATTGTCTTGACCCATGGTGTCTGATTCTTTCTAGATTtcacattaatttttatttgataaaataatgtCATTTGTAGGCCCAAGTTTCACTTACTCTACAGATGGCTAGTTGAgaataaattgttaaaattagttatattttcTGAGTAACTTATAGAGTAGATAAGACTTGAAATTAAAATGTCAGTAGTGGTTAGTGAGTCCATTGTCTTGATATGAAATGTCCTCTAGTAGGattatagttttggttttggtCTTAGTTGATTGAGATTTATGTTGTTATCAGGTGTGGAGTGGCATCCTCGTATCCCACATGAGCATAATCATTTTATACATGACGACTTGCCTAACTCTTTTATGGATCACTATGAAGAGTGCAGGGATCCTCCACGGTTGCACATGCTTGATAAGTATGTGTCACTTGCAAGCTAACATTATCTTTATCTGGTTATGTATGTAATGTACTATCATGTTAACTTGAAACTTTATGCTTTTATATCCTCAGGTTTGATATAAATGGTCCTGGATCTTGCTTGAAGCGATACTCAGATCCTACTTATTTCAGAAGAGCATCAAACAGCCTGGTTAAAGGAAACAACAAGTTCCAAAACAATAACATGAGTTGTAAAATTAAGGTGTggtttcttatattatattggTAAAGCTTTATATTATTTGTACTTTGCagttatatttattgttttgtgACATGAACAGAAGAAAAAATCTTCATCAAGGAGTCGAGATATGTCACGTCTGGCCTCAATGGCTAACCAGAATGCTAGGTAAAACATAAGTTTGCATAGTTAAGTTTGTTTATTTCAATTATTAACTGAAACATGGAATGTATATCAGGAAGACACTTACTTCATTTAGCTTCAGTGGACAAACCTCTTCTTCTAAATCTGCCTCAACCAGTGACATGGAGAAAAGATCTGATCTCCAAGATCATCATTCTCACACTTATGATTGCCTTTCAACTGCAACCTCTTCACTGAAGGCCGGAGAAAAACAGAAAGGGGGGTTAGGTTCATCCAGCTTGACACCGGGCTCTTGCACCATAGGTTCAGTACTCTCTGAATGTGAAACCGAAGATGAACATGATAATTTACAGTTTACTCCTTTGCAAGGGCAATCTGCTGTTGGCTCTTCTTGCGTTAGTTGGGATGAGAAAGCAGAGATAGTGGAAGAACCTCTTGGTGTGCAGACAGATGAAGCATCTGTTGTGGATGCACTAGATGAGAAAGCAACAAGCTATGGAGAAGGCACTGGTAGAGTTGATATTGAAAACGCGGAATCAGAACCAGGACTACAACAAAGTAATGGGATTGATGAGGTAAAGGAGATGAAAGCTGGTTCAGAGATTGTGAGAGAACCGAGGGATAGTAGTGAACATGAGACTGAAAGCGAAGGGGAGTGTTTTGTTGATGCGCTTAATAGTATTGAATCGGAATCTGAAAACGAGCAAGGTCTCAAAACTAGTCTAGAGGCAGTGAGCAGTCCATGTGGTGTTACCGGTGAGAGGTTGGAGAAGAGTTCCAACAAAGTTGAAGAGTCTTGTAGATCGATGGACAACGGTTATTTAAATGCAACTGATGAAATGAATCATCAAGATCCATTGGAGAGTGATAATAGAAGCCGTTCACCGCTCAATGATGTTTGTACAACAAGTAACATTACCTGTGGAGAAGATAAAATCGGTTTTACAGTTGTTCCGGCTCCTGAGAACAGTTTATCTGATTCATCAAACCCCTTGTATCATAGTGAACATCAAAAGTCAGAAGCTAAGGTTTCTGGTGAAGTTGAAGCAATTAAAATATGGACTAATGGAGGTCTATTGGGACTGAACCCATCGAAACCTCCAGTCCTGGAAGTGCCAAGTCTGGATTGCAAGGCCGAGGAAAGGACATTTGGTTCTGCAGAAGCTGAAAAAGATAAATCAGATGATCTAGTTGAACATGTTCTGGATACTTCAAGCTTAGGGACTCAAAATCTAACTGTAGACCAGAGAGAGTGCCATGAGACTTCTTCTTACGGAGTCTTTGGTGGACTGAGCCAAAAGTTATTCACTAATAGTTTCCGCAGAAGAGATTCATTGTCTCATGATAATAGACAAGCTTTACCAGCAACTATTCCAGAAAATGATGAAGTGACTACAGAGAAGAGCAGGTTTGGTGAGCAAGATAAGGTTCTCTTCAGAGAGGAAGCTCCTATTGATTGGTTTGCATCGTCTCCACCTCTTCAACACATGAAAATATCTCTCAATCCCGTTGACAACACCCTTCAGGCGTCAAGGCTGAAGCTGAAATTTTCAGATGAGGACAACAACAGCAATAATACATTTCCTTCCTTTCAGTTGCTTCCAGAGGCTGCTACTTCCCTTCCTGATTCTTGTTCAGACGACGACACTTTCTGTATGACTTCAGACATTGATTATCTTAGCGATTATCACTCCTTGTCAGATTCTGAGCAGTGGGAAGAACACAATGACAGCCATGAAAGAAAAGAGCATGATTCTTTCCATGAAAGTACGCATGTAGATAACAATGGTGAGCCTTCTTCTCTAGACACTGAAGCAGAAAATGGTTGTGTGGCCTTAAACTTCTCTTACCTCCAGAGTCCTGTTGAGCCTTTACCACCGCCGTTTCCACCTGCGCAATGGATGGTTTCTAAAACAGGATCAGAAACAATATCTGAAAACAAAACAACTCAGTCCATACAACTACAAGACGCTCTCAGGTTTGCGTTTGAGAAGCATACTTCATCGTCTATAGTCAACAAAGAAGAGCCTAACACTGTGGCTTCGGCTCCTAAACCAGAAACTAAGGTGCAATATTCAAGGAATCGTTTTagatattatttcaaattttcttgAAATATTAACAAGCATATGTTCTCTCATAGGTCCATGTGAAGAATAATGTGAAGGAGGACAAACAAAATGCTAACGAAAAAGAGACTGATGCTGATGACTTCTTGCAACAAATCAGAACACAAGTGAGTgcagtgtattttttttttttttgtggtaaaaAAGAAGTTATGTTCTGCTTTCTTGATGCATTtttaataatcttaaaaattgaaaaacagcATGTCAACCTGAAACCTGTGGTTATGACAAGGACTTTATCTACTGCTGCTGCTGCAACAACTGACCCTGCAATAAACATTAAGATCAGCGCCATGTTGGAGAAAGCAAACTCAATACGCCAGGTTCATCCTCTCTCTATATATCCCAACCAAATCTAATCTTTGCTTCAGAATCTTAAGTACTTTTTTGTTCTGACTCAGACACATGTTACTCTGTCactcactttctctctctctctatttacCTTTTCAGGCTGTAGCTAGCAACGATGGAGATGAAAGTGATACATGGAGCGATACGTAAAACCCCTTTTCACCCAAGAATCCTATTCATCTTTGTGATTTACTTTCTGCAagcaatttttttattgtatcaTAACTAATGTGTGGATTgtgtagatgatgatgatacgtAAATTTTGTCGTAGCGTGATTATGTATCTTCAAGAAAATAATGTAGTTcaagaaataaatttatattaaaaaaagtgTTAATTGGT
The sequence above is drawn from the Brassica napus cultivar Da-Ae chromosome A8, Da-Ae, whole genome shotgun sequence genome and encodes:
- the BNAA08G18100D gene encoding uncharacterized protein BNAA08G18100D — translated: MKETIRCCIACILPCGALDVIRIIHSNGHVEEISGTITAGEVMKAHPKHVLKKPSSSQSDHQERGDLISATKIVIVPPEAELQRGKIYFLVLAAKSDKRNAKAVKKRSQTRRQREEGHDDDKSNGDKDKSYDKDVSLLISDRYLTEILSEKIATQKERRKGRVGVWRPHLESINED
- the LOC106360042 gene encoding uncharacterized protein LOC106360042, whose translation is MLTVPNITFPEEVAGSRQIGSARGWGIFSNDHDRSLCISDLYSSLGPKSTLTMIPMPSLVAVYSNQTNAVWNVAMSSSPSDQDCVVAIKLLDRQLSLCRPHSNMRWTNVGEILAENNLQKLENSTLMYSKRERRFYLPGPGGNSLYSWDLHLKKNKVPSFHELMFRDLPELDDSEWKLLGWCCRTEHLVELASSGERFLVKWYAQRFFSSSHEGSNYTTRRFMVFREKKMTEGRYMHYTEDIGDVCIFISMSEAFCVEASSCSGLKPNSIYFIGHGFGIYNVADTTIHHFQAPEGAPTSFKDPYWLPPSRI
- the LOC106361661 gene encoding protein SCAR3; its protein translation is MSLSRLGVRNVYGTSQQAEFYGNVDREDPEAILNGVAVSGLIGVLRQLGDLAESAAEIFQGIQEEVMATASRSNQLKMRLQHIEATVPPLEKAVLAQTTHLHFAYTGGVEWHPRIPHEHNHFIHDDLPNSFMDHYEECRDPPRLHMLDKFDINGPGSCLKRYSDPTYFRRASNSLVKGNNKFQNNNMSCKIKKKKSSSRSRDMSRLASMANQNARKTLTSFSFSGQTSSSKSASTSDMEKRSDLQDHHSHTYDCLSTATSSLKAGEKQKGGLGSSSLTPGSCTIGSVLSECETEDEHDNLQFTPLQGQSAVGSSCVSWDEKAEIVEEPLGVQTDEASVVDALDEKATSYGEGTGRVDIENAESEPGLQQSNGIDEVKEMKAGSEIVREPRDSSEHETESEGECFVDALNSIESESENEQGLKTSLEAVSSPCGVTGERLEKSSNKVEESCRSMDNGYLNATDEMNHQDPLESDNRSRSPLNDVCTTSNITCGEDKIGFTVVPAPENSLSDSSNPLYHSEHQKSEAKVSGEVEAIKIWTNGGLLGLNPSKPPVLEVPSLDCKAEERTFGSAEAEKDKSDDLVEHVLDTSSLGTQNLTVDQRECHETSSYGVFGGLSQKLFTNSFRRRDSLSHDNRQALPATIPENDEVTTEKSRFGEQDKVLFREEAPIDWFASSPPLQHMKISLNPVDNTLQASRLKLKFSDEDNNSNNTFPSFQLLPEAATSLPDSCSDDDTFCMTSDIDYLSDYHSLSDSEQWEEHNDSHERKEHDSFHESTHVDNNGEPSSLDTEAENGCVALNFSYLQSPVEPLPPPFPPAQWMVSKTGSETISENKTTQSIQLQDALRFAFEKHTSSSIVNKEEPNTVASAPKPETKVHVKNNVKEDKQNANEKETDADDFLQQIRTQHVNLKPVVMTRTLSTAAAATTDPAINIKISAMLEKANSIRQAVASNDGDESDTWSDT